The Streptomyces cyaneogriseus subsp. noncyanogenus region TCAACGCCAAGCCGGTGGTGCGGGAGGCCGCGCACACCGCGGTGAACGTGCCGTTCCTGGACACGGTGCTGTATCTGCTGGGCATCACCCGCGAGGAGGTCGAGGCGGCGGACACCCTCGACCAGCGGCTGGAGCAGGATCCCGGCCCGCACTGAGCGCCGGCGGGCGGCCGCCGGTGCGGACGCCCGCCGAGGCCCGGTACCGCGAGGTGCCGGGCCTGTGCCGTACCTGGCCTGCGCCGTGCCGGGCCTGTGCCACCGGCCGCCGTGCCGGGCCTGTGCCTGCCGGCCGGGTCGGGCCGGTGGGCGTACCCGGCCCGTGGCACCCGGCCCGGGAGCGCGTCAGTCGGCGGGCGCCCAGTAGTCGAGCAGCGTGGCCACGCCGGGCTCCAGGGTCTTCCAGGAGCCGGTGAAGGAGAGCACCGCGAAGGCGGCGGTGGGGAAGCCGCGGCCGGCCATCCGGGAGCGGGCGTCCTCCTCGGCCGAACCGGCGAGGATGTCGGCGAGTCCCTGCATTCCCGGGTTGTGGCCGATCAGCAGAGCGTTCTGCACGGCGTCGGGGGTCTCGTTGAGCACGGCGATCAGCTCGCCCGGGGACGCCTCGTAGATCCGCTCCTCGTACACGGTCCTCGGCCGCTGCGGGAATTCATGGACGGCGAGCTTCCAGGTCTCCCGGGTCCGGGTCGCGGTGGAGCACAGGGCGAGATCGAAGGAGATGCCGGTGTCGGCGAGCCGGCGTCCGGCCTCTGCGGCGTCCTTGCGGCCCCGCTCGGCGAGCGGTCGCTCGTGGTCGGTCACCTGTGGCCAGTCGGCTTTCGCATGCCGGAAGAGGACAATCCTGCGGGGTTCTGCGACGCTCATGGCACCCAGCTTCGCATGAAACAGGCCATGGGGCGCAGGGAGTTGGGAGGCGTTGTCGCCGCCGGGAGGCCGGGGATCCACGGTGTGCGGCGGCGGGGCGAGCCCGGCATGATCCAACGAAAGACCCTAGCGCCCGGTCAGCGTCCGGACCCGCTCCAGGAGGTGGGTGATCGACGGCTCGGCGGGCGCCGCGTGGGCGTCCGAGGGGTCGAGTATCAGCAGGAGCAGGGTGACGAAGGCGAGCACCGGCAGGGCGAGGGCCCACCACGGCAGCCGGGTCTCGGCGCCGCCGCCCCGGGGCGC contains the following coding sequences:
- a CDS encoding SixA phosphatase family protein translates to MSVAEPRRIVLFRHAKADWPQVTDHERPLAERGRKDAAEAGRRLADTGISFDLALCSTATRTRETWKLAVHEFPQRPRTVYEERIYEASPGELIAVLNETPDAVQNALLIGHNPGMQGLADILAGSAEEDARSRMAGRGFPTAAFAVLSFTGSWKTLEPGVATLLDYWAPAD